In one Vanacampus margaritifer isolate UIUO_Vmar chromosome 11, RoL_Vmar_1.0, whole genome shotgun sequence genomic region, the following are encoded:
- the trim13 gene encoding tripartite motif-containing 13: protein MQQLEEELTCPICCGLFEDPRVLLCSHSFCRRCLEALLEATRGSSFSRALFRCPTCRKESPHNGAKSLQVNYSLRSIVEKYARLKVAPNTGVCAHHTGQPLNMFCATDLRLICGCCATADEHRGHRFCSLEEAYEREKLAFEELMRGAEGWPSAGALARLETLRAAKKRALQAVNEDAERASAYFDKLAAALESKKGEILCDFETHRLAVMQAYDPEITRLRDTLDRQRSALTAAEAFRGVTEPLGFLEHMHDFRQTLTALRKEEEEKKEKSETPSARTEVGPLYFKKWDEVKLGDVDKMTVPHERGEAPAGRSRRYKGWLALVFLTLGLFLLTSTLLFVVPEAVAAAAHEHLCNVTGASTRVVSNFIDTAVTYISSCSLI, encoded by the coding sequence ATGCAGcagctggaggaggagctgACGTGCCCGATCTGCTGCGGTCTCTTCGAGGACCCCCGCGTCCTGCTCTGCTCGCACAGCTTCTGCCGGAGGTGTCTGGAGGCTCTCCTGGAGGCCACCCGGGGCTCGTCTTTCTCCAGAGCGCTGTTCAGGTGCCCGACGTGCCGCAAGGAGAGCCCGCACAATGGCGCCAAAAGCCTGCAGGTCAACTACTCCCTCCGCAGCATAGTGGAGAAGTACGCCCGGCTCAAGGTGGCGCCCAATACGGGCGTATGCGCCCACCACACGGGGCAGCCGCTCAACATGTTCTGCGCCACCGACCTGAGGCTCATCTGCGGTTGCTGCGCGACCGCCGACGAGCACCGGGGTCACCGCTTCTGCTCCCTGGAGGAGGCGTACGAGCGGGAGAAGCTCGCCTTCGAGGAACTGATGCGCGGCGCAGAGGGCTGGCCGAGCGCGGGTGCCCTCGCCCGCCTGGAGACCCTACGAGCCGCCAAGAAGAGGGCGCTCCAGGCGGTCAACGAGGACGCGGAGCGGGCGAGTGCCTACTTCGACAAGTTGGCGGCGGCGCTGGAGAGCAAGAAGGGCGAGATCCTGTGCGACTTCGAGACGCACAGGCTGGCCGTGATGCAGGCGTACGACCCGGAGATAACGCGGCTGCGCGACACGCTGGACCGCCAGCGGAGCGCACTGACCGCGGCCGAGGCGTTCCGCGGCGTCACGGAGCCGCTCGGCTTCCTGGAGCACATGCACGACTTCCGACAAACGCTGACGGCTCtgaggaaggaggaggaagagaagaaggAGAAGTCAGAGACGCCTTCCGCTCGGACGGAAGTCGGTCCGCTCTACTTCAAAAAGTGGGACGAGGTGAAGCTCGGTGACGTCGATAAAATGACGGTGCCCCACGAGAGGGGGGAGGCTCCGGCTGGGAGGTCGCGCCGGTACAAGGGCTGGCTCGCCCTTGTTTTCTTGACGTTGGGTCTCTTCTTGTTGACGTCCACGCTGCTGTTTGTGGTGCCCGAGGCGGTGGCGGCAGCAGCCCACGAGCATCTGTGTAATGTGACCGGCGCGTCCACGCGGGTCGTGAGCAACTTCATAGACACGGCTGTCACTTACATTAGCAGCTGTAGCTTGATTTAA